From the genome of Pelobacter propionicus DSM 2379, one region includes:
- a CDS encoding TetR/AcrR family transcriptional regulator, with protein MDTHPKHLPADERRAVTVESVVALAGSQNPSEITTAAIAKHMNLTQGALFRHFPNKEAIWQAVMEWVAERLLARIDRSAQGIDSPLAAMEAMFMSHIEFVAEHPGVPRMMFGELQRAESTPAKRMVQTLIQRYGERLHRLIEKGKASGELSPSLDNEAAATLFIGTIQGLVMQSLLAGDVGRMHRDAPRVFAIYRRGIRSAQ; from the coding sequence GTGGACACCCATCCAAAGCATCTGCCGGCCGATGAACGTCGTGCCGTAACTGTCGAGTCCGTCGTGGCGCTTGCCGGTTCACAAAACCCAAGCGAGATAACCACTGCGGCTATCGCTAAACACATGAACTTGACCCAGGGTGCGCTGTTTCGGCACTTCCCGAACAAGGAAGCCATTTGGCAGGCGGTCATGGAGTGGGTAGCAGAGCGCCTATTAGCCAGAATCGATCGATCCGCACAAGGAATCGATTCGCCCTTGGCAGCCATGGAGGCGATGTTCATGAGTCATATCGAATTCGTAGCTGAGCACCCAGGCGTGCCAAGAATGATGTTTGGTGAGCTTCAGCGTGCCGAATCGACACCGGCCAAGCGCATGGTGCAAACCTTGATTCAGCGCTACGGCGAACGTTTGCATCGTCTCATCGAGAAAGGCAAGGCCAGCGGCGAGTTGTCTCCCTCGCTTGACAACGAGGCGGCGGCAACGCTGTTCATTGGCACGATCCAGGGCTTGGTCATGCAATCGCTGTTGGCGGGTGATGTGGGACGTATGCACCGCGATGCGCCGCGCGTCTTTGCAATTTATCGGCGTGGCATAAGGAGTGCGCAATGA
- a CDS encoding 3-isopropylmalate dehydratase large subunit, which translates to MPKTIAEKIFESHLVDEPFPGTKVLRLDVVLCHEITTPIAIDDLVRRNKDRVFDSTKIKAVIDHVTPSKDSKTATQAKILRDWARRHDIPDFFDIGANGVCHALFPEKGFIRPGYTVIMGDSHTCTHGAFGAFAAGIGTTDLEVGILKGVCAFRQPKTIRFNVIGQLPTGVYAKDVILHIIGRIGVNGATDRVMEFHGDTIAAMTMDSRMALCNMAIEAGGTSGICMPDMTTVDYLWPFISDEFESKEAALAEYGKWCSDPDASYEQVIDIDVTNLEPTVTFGYKPDQVKPVTELAGTKVDQIYLGSCTNGRLEDLRIAAGILKGKKLAPHVRGILSPATPKVYQEALKEGLMEIFMEAGFCITNPTCGACLGMSNGVLAEGEVCAATTNRNFMGRMGKGGMVHLMSPATAAASAIEGVIADPRKYL; encoded by the coding sequence ATGCCCAAGACCATCGCGGAGAAGATATTCGAGAGTCACCTGGTTGACGAGCCCTTTCCCGGCACAAAGGTCCTGCGCCTGGACGTCGTGCTCTGCCATGAGATCACCACCCCCATCGCCATCGACGACCTGGTGCGCCGTAACAAGGACCGGGTCTTCGACAGCACCAAGATCAAGGCGGTCATCGACCACGTCACCCCCAGCAAGGACAGTAAAACTGCCACCCAGGCAAAGATCCTGCGCGACTGGGCCCGGCGCCACGACATCCCGGACTTCTTTGACATAGGCGCAAACGGCGTCTGCCACGCCCTGTTCCCGGAGAAAGGGTTCATCCGCCCCGGCTACACCGTGATCATGGGAGACTCCCACACCTGCACCCACGGCGCCTTCGGCGCCTTTGCCGCCGGCATCGGCACCACCGACCTGGAGGTGGGCATCCTGAAGGGGGTCTGCGCCTTCCGCCAGCCAAAGACCATCCGCTTCAACGTCATTGGCCAGCTACCCACAGGGGTCTATGCCAAGGACGTGATCCTGCACATCATAGGCAGAATCGGCGTCAACGGCGCCACCGACCGGGTGATGGAGTTCCACGGCGACACCATCGCCGCCATGACCATGGATTCCCGCATGGCCCTGTGCAACATGGCCATCGAGGCTGGCGGCACCTCCGGCATCTGCATGCCGGACATGACCACCGTTGACTACCTGTGGCCCTTCATAAGCGACGAGTTCGAGAGCAAGGAAGCCGCCCTGGCCGAGTACGGTAAATGGTGCTCCGACCCGGACGCCTCGTACGAGCAAGTGATCGACATCGACGTCACCAACCTGGAGCCGACGGTCACCTTCGGCTACAAGCCTGACCAGGTCAAGCCGGTGACCGAGCTGGCCGGAACAAAAGTGGACCAGATCTACCTGGGCTCCTGTACCAACGGCCGGCTGGAGGACCTGCGCATCGCCGCAGGCATCCTGAAGGGGAAAAAGCTCGCCCCCCATGTACGCGGCATCCTCTCCCCGGCAACCCCCAAGGTGTACCAGGAGGCGCTGAAGGAAGGGCTGATGGAGATCTTCATGGAGGCCGGTTTCTGCATCACCAACCCCACCTGTGGCGCCTGCCTGGGCATGTCCAACGGTGTCTTGGCCGAAGGGGAGGTCTGCGCCGCCACCACCAACCGCAACTTCATGGGCAGGATGGGCAAGGGAGGCATGGTGCACCTGATGTCGCCGGCCACCGCTGCAGCCAGCGCCATCGAAGGGGTCATCGCCGACCCGAGAAAGTACCTGTAA
- a CDS encoding efflux RND transporter periplasmic adaptor subunit has product MKKLPLQGRTLALLAVIIPLLVLFIYVGLRSGPLAPVAVTVASVESRAITPALFGIGTVEARYTYKIGPTFAGRVKRLEVHVGDQVKAGQVLGEMDPVDLDDRVRSQESAFKRAEAALREAEARQAYAQTQARRYEQLFAVRSTSEEIVTTKRQELQIADAALSAAREDIARARSDREGLVAQRSNLRLIAPVDGVVAVRDADPGTTIVAGQAVVEVIDPKSLWINVRFDQISASGLAGGLPARIVLRSRGGQTLNGRVLRVEPKADAVTEETLAKVTFDNKPEPLPPVGELGEVTVDLPALPAAPLIPNSAVQREGDKVGVWQIVDGDLRFSPVKLGTSDLNGYVQVREGLKNGDQVVTYSEKALTARSRIHVVDHIPGVSR; this is encoded by the coding sequence ATGAAAAAGTTACCCTTGCAAGGCCGCACCCTGGCGCTGCTTGCCGTCATCATTCCTTTGCTGGTGCTTTTTATTTATGTCGGTCTGCGATCAGGGCCGCTCGCCCCGGTCGCTGTGACGGTGGCAAGCGTGGAATCACGGGCTATCACACCGGCGCTGTTCGGCATCGGCACGGTGGAGGCGCGCTACACCTACAAGATCGGGCCGACGTTTGCCGGGCGCGTCAAACGCCTGGAGGTGCATGTAGGCGACCAGGTCAAGGCCGGACAGGTGCTCGGCGAGATGGATCCGGTCGACCTCGATGATCGGGTGCGCTCACAGGAGTCGGCATTCAAGCGTGCGGAAGCGGCTTTGCGCGAGGCAGAAGCCCGGCAAGCCTACGCGCAAACCCAGGCGCGCCGCTATGAGCAATTGTTTGCGGTGCGCTCGACCAGCGAGGAAATCGTCACCACCAAGCGGCAGGAACTGCAGATCGCCGATGCCGCCCTATCCGCCGCTCGGGAAGATATTGCCCGGGCACGCTCCGACCGCGAAGGACTCGTCGCGCAGCGGAGCAATCTGCGCCTGATCGCGCCGGTCGACGGTGTAGTCGCCGTGCGCGATGCCGATCCCGGCACGACCATCGTCGCAGGCCAGGCCGTGGTGGAAGTGATCGACCCCAAGAGTTTGTGGATCAATGTGCGCTTCGACCAGATCAGCGCATCGGGGCTGGCTGGGGGGCTGCCGGCTCGTATCGTCCTGCGTTCGCGTGGCGGCCAGACGTTGAATGGTCGCGTGCTGCGGGTGGAACCCAAGGCCGACGCGGTAACCGAGGAAACGCTCGCCAAGGTGACATTCGATAACAAACCAGAACCTTTGCCACCGGTGGGTGAACTGGGCGAAGTCACAGTTGACTTGCCGGCGCTCCCGGCCGCTCCACTGATCCCCAACTCTGCCGTCCAGCGTGAGGGCGACAAAGTCGGGGTCTGGCAAATCGTGGATGGTGATCTGCGTTTCTCCCCGGTCAAGCTCGGCACTTCCGACCTCAATGGTTACGTGCAGGTGCGCGAAGGGCTCAAGAATGGGGACCAGGTTGTGACCTATAGCGAAAAGGCACTGACGGCGCGCAGCCGCATCCATGTGGTCGACCACATCCCAGGAGTGTCACGATGA
- a CDS encoding ABC transporter ATP-binding protein → MSGKGIRIEGLRKRYGEGDTAVDALKGVDMQVAPGEVVGLIGPSGSGKSTLLKCLGAVIDPTAGRMTLGDEVIYDDGWKVRDLRALRRDKIGFVFQAPYLIPFLDVTDNVALLPMLAGVANGESRAKALELLTALDVQHRARAMPSQLSGGEQQRVAIARGLVNRPPVILADEPTAPLDSERAMAVIRILNDMARKFETAIIVVTHDEKIIPTFKRIYHIRDGVTHEEAGEGREFE, encoded by the coding sequence ATGAGTGGCAAAGGCATTCGCATCGAAGGTTTGAGAAAACGTTATGGCGAGGGGGATACCGCGGTCGATGCCTTGAAAGGCGTGGACATGCAGGTGGCACCCGGCGAGGTGGTTGGCCTGATTGGCCCTTCCGGGTCCGGCAAGAGCACGCTGCTCAAATGTCTGGGCGCAGTGATTGATCCGACCGCCGGGCGCATGACGCTGGGTGATGAAGTGATCTACGACGATGGCTGGAAAGTCCGCGACTTGCGCGCCTTGCGGCGCGACAAGATCGGTTTCGTTTTCCAAGCACCATACCTGATTCCGTTTCTCGATGTCACCGACAACGTGGCGCTGCTGCCGATGCTTGCAGGCGTCGCGAATGGAGAGTCGCGCGCGAAGGCACTGGAATTGCTCACGGCGCTTGATGTGCAACACCGAGCTCGCGCGATGCCCTCGCAACTCTCCGGTGGCGAGCAGCAACGGGTTGCCATCGCGCGCGGATTGGTCAATCGTCCCCCGGTGATCCTGGCCGATGAACCCACTGCGCCGCTGGATTCCGAGCGCGCCATGGCTGTGATCCGCATCCTCAATGACATGGCTCGGAAGTTCGAGACCGCCATCATCGTCGTCACCCATGACGAAAAGATCATCCCCACTTTCAAGCGCATCTACCACATCCGCGACGGTGTGACCCATGAGGAAGCTGGCGAAGGGCGGGAGTTCGAATGA
- a CDS encoding efflux transporter outer membrane subunit, protein MEHAKTCQRPISLERRLAATYLVAGLVTAGLAGCAAGPDFQRPTAPDVARYTATPVADRTASAPTQFGETQRLVEGLPIETQWWQSLGSSALDGLINEAFHVSPTLASISANLRQAQELLAAQAGSTQYPQVDVALGSQRQQMSPSSQGLSGDARQFSLYNASVGVHYNLDLAGGNRRALEALAARADYRRFELNAARLALAGNMATAAITRARLAAQLEATTAILRVQDEQLRLAHERVRIGQASPDEALSLQAQAEQTRAELPALRKQLQQTEHLLAVLAGRAPGTGGIPAFTLADFTLPVEMPLVVPSELVRRRPDIQASEALLHAANADYGVAIAKLYPQINLSANLGSQALTTGALFGGGSAVWGLVAQLTQPLFNPGLPAEKRAALAAFDAAAANYQSVVLESLRNVADTLRAVESDAQTLTALAAADMAAQASLQSVERQYRLGAASYLQLLIAQQQAQSIRINMVAAQAQRLVDSVALYQALGGGVS, encoded by the coding sequence ATGGAGCACGCTAAAACATGCCAGCGCCCCATCAGCCTCGAAAGACGGCTTGCGGCAACTTACCTAGTAGCTGGTCTGGTCACCGCCGGTCTGGCCGGCTGCGCCGCCGGCCCTGATTTTCAGCGTCCCACCGCACCCGATGTGGCTCGCTACACTGCAACACCGGTAGCTGATAGAACCGCGTCCGCTCCCACGCAGTTCGGCGAAACACAACGTCTAGTCGAAGGGCTTCCGATCGAAACGCAATGGTGGCAAAGCTTGGGTTCATCCGCACTCGACGGACTGATCAACGAAGCTTTCCATGTCAGCCCGACGCTGGCGAGCATCAGCGCCAATTTGCGACAGGCGCAGGAGCTTCTTGCCGCACAGGCGGGCTCGACGCAATATCCACAGGTAGATGTCGCACTGGGATCTCAGCGCCAGCAAATGAGTCCCAGTAGCCAAGGGTTGAGCGGAGACGCACGTCAATTCAGCCTCTACAACGCCAGCGTTGGCGTGCATTACAACCTCGATCTGGCTGGCGGCAACCGGCGCGCACTCGAAGCCTTGGCTGCTCGCGCCGACTACCGTCGCTTCGAACTGAATGCTGCGCGCCTGGCCCTTGCCGGCAATATGGCAACCGCTGCCATTACCCGAGCACGCCTCGCCGCGCAACTAGAAGCCACTACTGCCATTTTGCGCGTGCAGGATGAGCAACTGCGCCTAGCCCATGAACGCGTGCGTATCGGTCAGGCCTCACCTGATGAAGCGTTAAGCCTACAAGCTCAGGCGGAGCAAACGCGGGCAGAACTGCCTGCGCTGCGTAAACAACTGCAACAAACCGAACATCTACTGGCGGTGCTAGCCGGTCGTGCCCCAGGCACGGGTGGCATCCCGGCCTTCACTCTGGCCGATTTCACTCTGCCCGTCGAGATGCCGCTCGTCGTGCCCTCAGAACTGGTGCGCCGCCGACCGGATATCCAGGCGTCAGAGGCGCTGTTGCATGCGGCCAATGCAGACTATGGTGTGGCTATCGCCAAGCTCTACCCACAGATCAACCTGAGCGCCAACCTTGGCTCTCAAGCGCTGACCACCGGTGCCCTGTTCGGTGGTGGCTCGGCAGTGTGGGGCCTGGTTGCGCAGCTCACCCAACCTCTTTTTAATCCAGGGCTACCCGCTGAAAAAAGAGCGGCGCTCGCCGCTTTTGATGCCGCCGCAGCCAATTACCAGAGCGTCGTGTTGGAGTCTTTGCGTAACGTCGCCGACACCCTGCGCGCGGTGGAAAGCGATGCACAAACTTTGACTGCCCTCGCTGCCGCTGATATGGCTGCACAGGCCTCCTTGCAGTCGGTCGAGCGGCAATACCGGCTGGGCGCGGCCAGCTACCTGCAACTGCTCATCGCGCAGCAACAGGCACAGTCAATCCGGATCAATATGGTTGCGGCCCAGGCACAACGCCTAGTCGATAGTGTTGCTTTATATCAGGCCCTGGGAGGTGGTGTCAGTTAA
- a CDS encoding iron-sulfur cluster assembly scaffold protein has protein sequence MGEETFLDHARNPRNVGLLEDANVVIQAGDPECSDKLIFFVRIEEDLVRNIKFLIEGCETTVATSSALTGLVMGQSLDVVLALDTEDIAAVLDGLPVEKMHCPTMAISALHAAVRLYRATPRGEASSADEVVDTFRVVSQILNQPLSQVYSSEYDL, from the coding sequence ATGGGAGAAGAGACGTTTCTTGACCATGCGCGCAATCCGCGCAACGTCGGTCTGCTGGAAGATGCCAATGTGGTGATCCAGGCCGGAGATCCGGAGTGCAGCGACAAGCTGATCTTCTTCGTCAGAATCGAGGAGGATCTGGTGCGGAATATCAAATTCCTGATCGAGGGATGCGAGACGACCGTCGCCACCTCGTCGGCGCTTACCGGACTGGTGATGGGGCAGTCGCTGGATGTGGTACTCGCTCTTGATACCGAGGACATCGCCGCCGTGCTGGACGGTCTGCCCGTGGAAAAAATGCACTGCCCGACCATGGCCATATCAGCCCTGCATGCCGCCGTGCGCCTCTACCGGGCAACGCCGCGGGGTGAGGCGTCGTCCGCCGATGAGGTGGTGGACACCTTTCGGGTCGTGAGCCAGATACTCAACCAACCGCTGTCCCAAGTCTATTCGTCGGAGTATGACCTGTAG
- a CDS encoding cytochrome c, with protein MTHRKHSHAFGTITLTVTACLLLWGFQLPAWAGDATQIEPLALRKIMQELGRNMQAITGAISQEEWVQVVQLAPKVAAHPEPPLTEKMRILAYLGADATKFRNFDAQTHEAALAMKLAAASSDGKAVIQSFAHVQESCLGCHQAFRKPFVEHFYGAR; from the coding sequence ATGACCCACCGCAAACACAGCCACGCATTTGGAACTATCACCCTGACCGTTACGGCCTGCCTGCTTTTATGGGGTTTTCAGTTGCCCGCTTGGGCTGGTGACGCTACCCAGATTGAGCCACTGGCGCTACGCAAGATCATGCAGGAACTCGGGCGCAACATGCAGGCTATTACCGGTGCGATTTCGCAGGAGGAATGGGTTCAGGTCGTTCAGCTCGCCCCAAAAGTTGCTGCACACCCCGAGCCACCGCTTACTGAAAAAATGCGCATCCTTGCTTACCTCGGCGCTGATGCGACCAAGTTCAGAAACTTTGACGCGCAGACTCACGAGGCGGCGCTGGCCATGAAGCTGGCTGCTGCGAGCAGCGACGGCAAGGCGGTGATCCAATCATTCGCCCACGTGCAGGAAAGCTGCTTGGGCTGCCACCAAGCTTTCCGTAAACCTTTCGTGGAGCATTTTTATGGAGCACGCTAA
- the leuD gene encoding 3-isopropylmalate dehydratase small subunit: MKTFGGPALFLDRSDINTDEIIPAKYLTEITKEALKPYILEDLKLAGFDPKGETLKQARVIVSRANFGCGSSREHAPWVFEVNGINTVIAQSFARIFRQNMFNCGMLAIELPQADLERLFSLAGNDDARICIDIEAQSLALDAGGKTEEFVFQLSPFDKALVMAGGWVDYADRNY; the protein is encoded by the coding sequence ATGAAAACCTTTGGAGGCCCTGCCCTCTTTCTCGACCGTTCCGACATCAACACCGACGAGATCATCCCGGCCAAATATCTGACCGAGATAACCAAGGAAGCGCTCAAGCCCTACATCCTGGAGGACCTGAAGCTGGCCGGCTTCGACCCCAAGGGGGAGACGCTGAAACAGGCACGGGTGATCGTCTCCCGGGCCAACTTCGGCTGCGGCTCCTCCCGCGAGCATGCCCCCTGGGTGTTCGAGGTGAACGGCATCAACACCGTGATCGCCCAGTCCTTCGCCCGCATCTTCCGCCAGAACATGTTCAACTGCGGCATGCTGGCCATCGAATTGCCCCAGGCCGACCTGGAGCGGCTGTTCTCCCTGGCTGGCAACGACGATGCCCGGATCTGCATCGACATCGAGGCCCAGAGCCTGGCCCTGGACGCAGGCGGAAAGACCGAGGAGTTCGTTTTCCAACTCTCTCCCTTCGACAAGGCGCTGGTCATGGCCGGCGGCTGGGTTGATTATGCGGACAGGAACTACTGA
- a CDS encoding LysR substrate-binding domain-containing protein, with product MTIDPLSLALFVAIVEEGAIAAAAEREHIAPSAVSKRIKELEQRFNTPLIRRTNRGVIPTDAGITLLHLSRGLLHDLNNIQLQLNEYSSGVRGHVRLSANISSINQFLPTELKSFSELHPDIQIHLEENVSENSMKAVITNVADLGIITMGSYRPNLEYYPYHHDQLIVVTPRQHPLDDRKRISFAETLDFDYVGLSAGSSLHSRILRAANELNRTPRLRIQVNGFDALCLMVEAGLGIGIVPEGAAKPYFKGLRLRSLILDEPWAKRELKLCVRCFDSLPIAAQLLLRHLRNASP from the coding sequence ATGACCATCGACCCACTTTCCCTTGCATTGTTCGTTGCCATTGTAGAGGAAGGCGCCATTGCCGCCGCTGCGGAGCGTGAGCATATCGCGCCATCGGCGGTGAGCAAACGCATCAAGGAATTGGAGCAGCGCTTCAACACACCGCTCATCAGACGCACCAACCGGGGGGTCATTCCCACGGATGCCGGTATCACCCTGCTACATCTGTCGCGCGGCCTACTGCACGACCTGAACAATATCCAGCTGCAGTTGAACGAATACTCCAGCGGTGTTCGTGGACACGTTCGCCTGAGTGCCAACATTTCCTCCATCAACCAGTTCCTCCCCACGGAGCTAAAATCCTTCTCCGAACTGCATCCAGACATCCAGATTCACCTTGAGGAGAATGTCAGCGAAAACAGTATGAAGGCGGTGATCACCAATGTCGCCGACCTGGGCATCATCACCATGGGCTCCTATCGCCCCAACCTTGAGTACTATCCCTACCACCACGATCAGTTGATCGTGGTCACTCCCCGGCAGCACCCTCTGGACGACAGAAAGAGGATCTCCTTCGCCGAAACCCTGGATTTCGACTATGTGGGCCTCTCGGCCGGGAGCTCCCTGCACAGCCGCATACTCAGGGCAGCCAACGAGCTGAACAGGACCCCCAGGTTGCGCATCCAGGTCAATGGCTTCGACGCACTCTGCCTGATGGTCGAGGCAGGTCTGGGTATCGGCATCGTTCCCGAGGGGGCGGCAAAACCGTACTTCAAGGGGCTCCGTCTCCGTTCGCTCATCCTCGACGAACCCTGGGCCAAACGAGAACTCAAGCTGTGCGTGCGCTGCTTTGATTCCCTGCCCATTGCCGCGCAACTGCTGCTGCGTCACCTGCGGAACGCATCGCCCTAG
- a CDS encoding aldehyde dehydrogenase family protein, with the protein MAVAEKINEMVQKAKAAVAEYKKLNQEQTDAICEAIAKVIDAKKEELAQDAVTETRLGKVADKTIKNYFGSTVIWNDMKGVKTVGVIKDENNIIEIAEPVGVIAGVCPTTNPTSTVAFKVLSALKCRNAIIFGFHPRAQKCCEKTAQLCLDAAIKAGAPKDCIQWITEPSVEATNALMTNPGVDVILATGGGAMVRAAYSSGNPAFGVGAGGCPVYVAADADIDQAMSDTVLSKNFDHGVVCASEQNLIFDNPQTAEKAIAKLKELKTYVCNDDEKKKLEALYFDHYVVNGAVVGLHAAKIAEMAGFSVPADTEVLLVGPLKGLQDVEPMCREKLSPTLGYYIVDGKDAAIDLCEKLLQGGGAGHTAGIHSSNEATCLQFAQTVDANRVTFNSPTSHGAIGGLYNVLIPSLTLGCGSRGKNITSDNVSFRNLVNIKRAARRVVQG; encoded by the coding sequence GTGGCCGTAGCTGAGAAAATTAATGAAATGGTGCAGAAAGCCAAAGCAGCCGTCGCAGAGTACAAGAAGCTCAACCAGGAGCAGACCGATGCTATCTGCGAAGCCATCGCCAAGGTAATCGACGCGAAAAAAGAAGAACTTGCACAGGATGCCGTAACGGAAACCCGCCTCGGTAAGGTAGCTGACAAGACCATCAAGAACTATTTCGGCTCCACGGTTATCTGGAACGACATGAAAGGTGTCAAGACCGTCGGCGTCATCAAGGACGAAAACAATATCATCGAGATCGCCGAGCCGGTTGGTGTTATTGCTGGCGTATGTCCGACCACCAACCCGACCTCCACCGTTGCCTTCAAGGTCCTCTCCGCCCTCAAATGCCGCAACGCGATCATCTTCGGCTTCCACCCCCGCGCCCAGAAGTGCTGTGAAAAAACCGCCCAGCTCTGCCTGGACGCCGCCATCAAAGCCGGCGCTCCGAAAGATTGCATCCAGTGGATCACCGAGCCTTCCGTCGAGGCTACCAACGCCCTGATGACCAACCCCGGCGTTGATGTCATCCTGGCAACCGGCGGCGGCGCCATGGTTAGGGCTGCCTACAGCTCCGGCAACCCCGCTTTCGGCGTGGGCGCAGGCGGATGCCCCGTGTATGTCGCTGCAGATGCCGACATCGACCAGGCCATGTCCGACACCGTTCTCTCCAAGAACTTCGACCACGGCGTTGTCTGCGCTTCCGAGCAGAACCTGATCTTCGACAACCCCCAGACCGCCGAGAAGGCCATTGCCAAGCTGAAAGAGCTCAAAACATACGTCTGCAACGACGATGAGAAGAAGAAACTGGAAGCTCTGTACTTCGACCACTATGTCGTCAACGGCGCCGTTGTTGGTCTGCACGCTGCCAAGATCGCTGAAATGGCCGGCTTCTCCGTACCCGCCGACACCGAAGTACTGCTGGTTGGTCCGCTGAAAGGCCTGCAGGACGTAGAGCCCATGTGCCGTGAAAAACTCTCCCCGACCCTGGGTTACTACATCGTGGACGGCAAAGACGCTGCTATCGATCTTTGTGAAAAACTGCTGCAGGGTGGTGGCGCTGGTCACACCGCTGGTATCCACTCCTCTAACGAAGCAACCTGCCTCCAGTTTGCACAGACTGTTGACGCCAACCGCGTTACCTTCAACTCCCCGACCAGCCACGGCGCCATCGGCGGCCTGTACAATGTTCTGATTCCCTCCCTGACCCTCGGTTGCGGCTCCAGGGGCAAGAACATCACCAGCGACAACGTCAGCTTCCGTAACCTGGTTAACATCAAGCGCGCTGCACGTCGTGTTGTCCAGGGCTAA
- a CDS encoding ABC transporter permease, with the protein MISLAGRDILHAWGKFVFTGIGLGLLIGVTLVMAGVYRGMVDDGKALLDNSGADLWVVQKDTLGPYAESSSLNDDVYRAILAMPGVAQAANVTYLTMQVRKGESDVRTMVVGIAPGALGATPGWPPYLVAGRQITRGHYEAVADIATGFKLGDRLAIRRNHYTVVGLTRRMVSSSGDPMVFIPLKDAQEAQFLKDNDAIWQSRRRTEANPAFNRPGVPGLLDAVIASQSTNAFVNAVLVTLKPGHTPDEVAESIRRWKRLTVYTRAQMEDILVGKLIATSAKQIGMFLVILAIVSAAIVAFIIYSLTMDKIREIAVLKLIGTRNRTIAAMIMQQALALGVIGFVVGKITATFSAPLFPKYVLLMPFDSIAGFFAVLVICVLASIVAIRMALKVDPAEAIGG; encoded by the coding sequence ATGATCAGCCTGGCCGGCCGCGACATTCTCCATGCCTGGGGAAAGTTCGTCTTCACTGGCATCGGTCTGGGTCTGCTGATCGGCGTCACCCTGGTCATGGCCGGGGTGTACCGGGGCATGGTGGACGACGGCAAGGCGCTGCTCGACAACAGTGGCGCCGACCTTTGGGTGGTGCAAAAGGACACTCTGGGTCCTTATGCGGAGTCGTCCAGCCTCAACGATGACGTGTATCGCGCCATCCTCGCCATGCCGGGAGTCGCCCAGGCAGCGAACGTGACCTACCTGACCATGCAGGTACGCAAGGGCGAGAGTGATGTACGCACCATGGTGGTCGGCATCGCGCCCGGCGCGTTGGGGGCTACACCCGGATGGCCTCCTTATCTCGTCGCTGGACGCCAGATCACGCGCGGTCACTACGAGGCGGTGGCCGACATCGCCACCGGCTTCAAACTGGGAGATCGTCTTGCCATTCGCCGAAATCATTACACCGTCGTTGGGCTTACACGGCGCATGGTGTCGTCCAGCGGCGACCCGATGGTATTCATTCCGCTCAAGGATGCCCAAGAGGCTCAGTTCCTCAAGGACAACGACGCCATTTGGCAAAGCCGGCGTCGCACCGAAGCCAACCCGGCTTTCAATCGACCCGGTGTTCCAGGTTTGCTGGATGCCGTGATTGCTTCACAGAGCACCAACGCGTTCGTCAATGCAGTACTGGTCACACTGAAACCTGGCCATACGCCGGACGAGGTTGCCGAATCCATCCGGCGCTGGAAGCGTTTGACGGTCTACACCCGGGCACAGATGGAAGACATCCTCGTCGGCAAGTTGATCGCCACCTCGGCCAAGCAGATCGGCATGTTCTTAGTGATTCTGGCCATCGTTAGCGCGGCCATCGTTGCCTTCATCATCTATTCGCTGACGATGGACAAAATCCGCGAGATCGCGGTGTTGAAGCTCATCGGCACACGCAACCGAACCATCGCCGCGATGATCATGCAGCAGGCGCTCGCCCTGGGCGTGATTGGTTTCGTGGTCGGCAAGATCACAGCCACTTTCTCAGCGCCCCTGTTTCCCAAGTACGTACTGTTGATGCCGTTCGACTCCATCGCCGGTTTTTTCGCCGTGCTCGTGATCTGCGTTCTAGCCAGCATCGTCGCCATTCGCATGGCACTCAAGGTCGATCCGGCCGAAGCCATTGGAGGTTGA